A stretch of the Deinobacterium chartae genome encodes the following:
- a CDS encoding ATP-binding cassette domain-containing protein has product MQESVFIEVRGARENNLKNVSLDIPKHRITVFTGVSGSGKSSLVFDTLAAEAQRQLNETFTTFVQGFLPHYGQPDVDHIENLNAPIIINQKRVGGGARSTVGTFTDISVLLRLLFSRVGQPHVGPAYLFSFNHPQGMCPECEGLGRSVQLDLDRFLDRSRSLNGGAILHPDFGVGKWIWKLYTLSGLFDNDKPLAEYTEHEWQTLLYGADVRIDLGGFSSQYEGLVERFTRMYIKKDPGAMSERNRAVFERFVTTRTCPLCQGARLNQAVLNCRIDGYNIAELSHLEATELIRVLAALRTPAPARLVEKLTERLGQLVDIGLGYLSLDRETATLSGGESQRIKMIRHLGNSLTDMLYILDEPSVGLHARDVERLNVLLRRLRDKGNTVLVVEHDPDVIAAADHVIDMGPGAGTHGGKVVFQGSVTQLRAADTLTGRALRESLPVKTRVRPPSGRMTIQQACAHNLKNVTVDIPTGVLTVVTGVAGSGKSTLINRVFLEQHPDAVVIDQSRVATSSRSTPATYTGIMDDIRQAFARANRVSASLFSFNSAGSCPNCAGLGVVYTDLAFMEGITSVCEVCEGRRFKAEVLEYRLRGRTISDVLDLTVEEAREFFSEKRVRAVIEAMSDVGLDYLKLGQPLSTVSGGEGQRLKLATELHKQGSVYVMDEPTTGLHLSDIRRLMAIIDRLVDAGNTVILIEHHLDVIRQADWIIDLGPEGGSAGGEVLFAGPPQQLAGCARSITARFV; this is encoded by the coding sequence ATGCAAGAGTCGGTTTTTATCGAGGTTCGGGGAGCGCGCGAAAACAACCTGAAAAACGTCTCACTGGACATTCCCAAACACCGGATCACGGTGTTCACCGGGGTTTCCGGATCCGGCAAGTCGTCGCTGGTCTTCGATACCCTCGCCGCCGAAGCACAGCGTCAGCTGAACGAGACCTTCACGACGTTCGTGCAGGGATTCTTGCCGCATTACGGGCAACCGGACGTGGACCACATCGAGAACCTGAACGCGCCGATCATCATCAACCAGAAACGCGTGGGCGGCGGGGCGCGCTCCACGGTCGGCACCTTCACCGACATCTCGGTCCTGCTGCGGCTCCTGTTCTCGCGGGTCGGACAGCCGCACGTCGGACCGGCCTACCTGTTCTCGTTCAACCACCCGCAGGGAATGTGCCCCGAGTGCGAGGGACTGGGCCGCTCGGTACAGCTCGACTTGGACCGCTTCCTCGACCGCAGCCGCTCGCTGAACGGCGGCGCGATCCTGCACCCGGATTTCGGAGTCGGCAAGTGGATCTGGAAACTGTATACCCTCTCGGGGCTGTTCGACAACGACAAGCCGCTGGCCGAGTACACCGAGCACGAATGGCAGACGCTGCTCTACGGGGCCGACGTGCGGATCGACCTGGGCGGCTTCAGCTCGCAGTACGAGGGCCTGGTGGAGCGGTTCACCCGGATGTACATCAAGAAAGATCCCGGAGCCATGTCCGAGCGTAACCGCGCGGTCTTCGAGCGCTTCGTGACCACCCGCACCTGCCCGCTGTGTCAGGGCGCACGGCTGAACCAGGCCGTACTGAACTGCCGCATCGACGGGTACAACATCGCCGAGCTGTCCCACCTCGAGGCGACCGAACTGATCCGGGTCCTCGCCGCGCTGCGCACCCCGGCTCCCGCACGGCTGGTCGAGAAACTGACCGAGCGCCTGGGGCAACTGGTGGACATCGGCCTGGGTTACCTGAGCCTGGACCGCGAGACTGCCACCCTGTCCGGCGGCGAGTCGCAACGCATCAAGATGATCCGCCACCTGGGCAACAGCCTGACCGACATGCTCTACATCCTGGACGAACCCAGCGTGGGCCTGCACGCCCGGGACGTGGAGCGCCTGAACGTGCTGCTGCGCAGGCTGCGCGACAAGGGGAACACGGTGCTGGTGGTCGAGCACGACCCCGACGTGATCGCCGCCGCCGACCACGTCATTGACATGGGCCCGGGAGCGGGAACGCACGGGGGCAAGGTGGTGTTTCAGGGCAGCGTGACACAGCTGCGCGCCGCCGACACGCTCACCGGACGGGCCCTGCGAGAGAGCCTGCCGGTCAAAACCCGGGTGCGGCCTCCCAGCGGCCGGATGACCATCCAGCAGGCGTGTGCGCACAATCTCAAGAACGTTACCGTGGACATTCCCACCGGGGTGCTGACCGTTGTGACCGGCGTTGCCGGGTCGGGCAAGAGCACGCTGATCAACCGGGTCTTCCTCGAGCAGCACCCGGACGCAGTGGTGATCGACCAGTCGCGGGTCGCGACCTCGAGCCGCTCGACGCCCGCCACCTACACCGGAATCATGGACGACATCCGGCAGGCCTTCGCCCGCGCGAACCGGGTGAGTGCCTCGCTGTTCAGCTTCAACTCGGCGGGCAGTTGCCCGAACTGTGCGGGACTAGGCGTGGTGTATACGGACCTCGCCTTCATGGAAGGCATCACCTCGGTCTGCGAGGTCTGCGAGGGCCGGCGCTTCAAGGCCGAGGTCCTCGAGTACCGCCTGCGGGGCCGGACCATCAGCGACGTGCTGGACCTGACCGTGGAGGAAGCCCGGGAGTTCTTCAGCGAAAAGCGGGTCCGGGCGGTGATCGAGGCCATGAGCGACGTGGGGCTGGACTACCTGAAGCTGGGCCAGCCGCTCAGCACCGTGTCGGGGGGAGAAGGACAGCGGCTCAAGCTCGCCACCGAACTGCACAAGCAGGGCAGCGTGTACGTGATGGACGAACCCACCACCGGCCTGCACCTGTCGGACATCCGGCGCCTGATGGCCATCATCGACCGCCTGGTGGACGCCGGAAACACCGTGATCCTGATCGAGCATCACCTGGACGTGATCCGGCAGGCCGACTGGATCATTGACCTGGGACCGGAAGGGGGAAGTGCCGGAGGGGAGGTGCTGTTCGCCGGACCACCGCAGCAGCTGGCCGGGTGCGCGCGCAGCATCACGGCGCGCTTTGTCTGA
- a CDS encoding DUF2721 domain-containing protein: protein MITPAVLISASGTLILSTSNRLGRAVDRVRALTERFSTLMHLEESDSQNLMLSEERALIFQQLPRLTSRVRLLQQALTAFYLAVGLFVVTSVAIGAEGLAGVKASILPIVSGLIGAAFLCYGSLVLILEARLALSNTYREMDFLWELGQRHATPELRASLERRPLHPPERER, encoded by the coding sequence ATGATCACGCCCGCCGTGCTGATCTCGGCCAGCGGCACGCTGATCTTGTCCACCTCCAACCGCCTGGGCCGCGCGGTGGACCGCGTGCGCGCCCTCACCGAACGCTTCAGCACCCTGATGCACCTCGAGGAGAGCGACAGCCAGAACCTGATGCTGAGCGAGGAACGCGCGCTGATCTTTCAGCAGTTGCCCCGGCTGACCTCGCGGGTGCGGCTGCTGCAACAGGCCCTGACCGCCTTTTACCTGGCCGTGGGCCTGTTCGTGGTCACCTCGGTCGCCATCGGCGCCGAAGGGCTCGCCGGGGTGAAGGCCTCGATCCTTCCCATCGTATCCGGCCTGATCGGCGCGGCCTTCTTGTGCTACGGCAGCCTGGTGCTGATCCTCGAGGCGCGTCTGGCGCTGTCCAACACCTACCGCGAGATGGATTTCCTGTGGGAGCTGGGGCAGCGCCACGCCACGCCCGAACTGCGCGCCTCGCTCGAACGCCGCCCCTTGCACCCGCCCGAACGCGAACGCTGA
- a CDS encoding DMT family transporter — MIGLLLGALGAGLGLGAGLAINTRMSRHTAGPVGASLINFLVGALVALVLVLFGVGGRPDLNAAWALPLGTFLGGAVGALYVALSLSAAASLGVTVSTALVVLGQLIVSRLVDAFGWLGQPVRPLEWPQVLGAALLLGAVAYLQWERNRTPGS; from the coding sequence GTGATCGGGCTGCTGCTGGGCGCTCTGGGCGCCGGACTGGGTCTGGGTGCCGGACTTGCCATCAACACCCGCATGTCACGCCATACCGCCGGACCGGTCGGGGCGAGCCTGATCAACTTTCTGGTGGGCGCGCTGGTAGCCCTGGTGCTGGTGCTGTTCGGTGTGGGCGGACGGCCCGACTTAAACGCCGCCTGGGCGCTGCCGCTCGGTACCTTTCTGGGCGGAGCGGTGGGTGCTTTGTACGTGGCCCTGTCGCTCTCGGCTGCGGCCTCGTTGGGGGTGACGGTCTCGACCGCGCTGGTGGTGCTGGGGCAACTGATCGTGTCGCGGCTGGTGGATGCCTTTGGCTGGCTGGGACAGCCGGTGCGCCCCCTCGAGTGGCCACAGGTGCTGGGTGCGGCCCTGCTGCTGGGCGCAGTGGCGTACCTGCAGTGGGAGCGCAACCGCACGCCTGGGTCCTGA
- a CDS encoding DMT family transporter, with the protein MRRSPILLSRFSLLLVPLAAGALLPVQFALNTRLSTVSESVSFSAAVSYAVGTLVLLLLMFSGRFGRLRPDELRRAPRWAWLGGVLGCAYVVSSMILTARLGTALASSVVIAAQTLTVLTIDHFGAFGLDRRPITLPRALAGAALIAAVALQSL; encoded by the coding sequence ATGCGACGTTCCCCGATCCTGCTTTCCCGTTTCTCGCTGCTGCTGGTCCCGCTGGCCGCCGGAGCGCTGCTGCCCGTGCAGTTCGCGCTGAATACCCGGCTGTCCACCGTGTCCGAATCGGTCAGTTTCAGCGCAGCCGTCTCGTACGCGGTAGGCACGCTGGTGTTGCTGCTGCTGATGTTCAGCGGGCGTTTCGGACGCCTGCGCCCGGACGAACTGCGCCGCGCGCCGCGCTGGGCCTGGCTGGGTGGGGTGCTGGGCTGTGCCTACGTGGTCTCCAGCATGATCCTGACCGCCCGGCTGGGTACCGCCCTGGCCAGCAGCGTGGTCATCGCCGCCCAGACCCTGACCGTCTTGACCATCGACCATTTTGGAGCGTTTGGCCTCGACCGCCGCCCGATCACGCTGCCGCGCGCGCTGGCCGGCGCGGCACTCATTGCAGCGGTGGCGCTGCAGAGCCTGTGA
- a CDS encoding glutaminyl-peptide cyclotransferase, protein MTRPRLRPHLLSLLALTLAPACGAQTTASVPVYGYRIVKSYPHDPKAFTQGLLYDAGYLFEGTGQYGQSQLRRVELRSGKVLQKRDLPADVFGEGLAKVSNRLIQLSWTNRRGFVWDAKTFAPLHEFTHDTEGWGLTSDGRRLILSDGSDTLYFLDPQTYKVTGRVRVRDGGKPVDQLNELEYIDGEVWANVWQTDRIARIDPASGRVTAWVDLSGLRQTALAGVLSSMSFDEFNNAVLNGIAYDPQGKRLFVTGKLWPRLYHIELVKK, encoded by the coding sequence ATGACCCGACCCCGTCTGCGTCCGCACCTGCTATCCCTTCTTGCCCTGACGCTCGCCCCGGCCTGCGGGGCCCAGACTACCGCTTCGGTCCCGGTTTACGGCTACCGGATCGTCAAAAGCTACCCGCACGACCCCAAGGCCTTCACCCAGGGCCTGCTCTACGACGCCGGATACCTGTTCGAGGGAACCGGGCAGTACGGACAGTCGCAGTTGCGCCGCGTAGAACTCCGCAGCGGCAAGGTGCTGCAAAAGCGCGACCTTCCCGCCGACGTGTTCGGCGAAGGGCTCGCCAAGGTCAGCAACCGCCTGATCCAGCTGAGCTGGACCAACAGGCGCGGCTTCGTGTGGGACGCCAAGACCTTCGCACCCCTGCACGAGTTCACCCACGACACCGAGGGCTGGGGGCTCACCTCGGACGGGCGCCGACTGATTCTCTCGGACGGCAGCGACACGCTCTACTTCCTGGACCCGCAGACCTACAAAGTCACCGGGCGCGTTCGGGTGCGCGACGGCGGCAAGCCGGTCGACCAGCTCAACGAACTCGAGTACATCGACGGCGAGGTGTGGGCCAACGTGTGGCAGACCGACCGCATCGCCCGCATCGACCCTGCAAGCGGACGGGTGACCGCCTGGGTAGACCTCAGCGGCCTGCGCCAGACCGCCCTGGCCGGCGTACTGAGCAGCATGAGCTTCGACGAATTTAACAACGCGGTACTCAACGGCATCGCTTACGACCCGCAGGGCAAGCGCCTGTTCGTGACCGGCAAGCTGTGGCCCCGGCTCTACCACATCGAACTGGTCAAGAAATGA
- a CDS encoding universal stress protein encodes MPETPESRFPDSEDVSPPPDPTVRGRHKIYVGAAAGVGKTFRALQEIRELQAEGRDAVIGVLETHGRQDTERAAEGLRVFPRRITEFKGAQLSEMDLEGLLAARPEVVLVDELAHGNAPGSRNPKRYQDVQGLLSAGIHVISTVNIQHIESLNDLVARLTGVRVRERVPDAVISEADEVILVDVTPQVLQERLRAGKIYAPDKVEQALKNFFTEENLAALRELALRQVAEAVEVEPQDKLSIKDRILVAVTTSPSSGRLIRRGGRIAKRLGGDLQVVYVETHRPSREEARVLEGFRAITEALGGEFRLLKNAGGVGRTLVNYSREYGPTQLILGESRRSRWQELLRGSIIHQVLRGTRNVDVYIIAEEQD; translated from the coding sequence ATGCCGGAAACGCCTGAGTCACGCTTTCCCGATTCCGAAGATGTATCGCCCCCTCCCGACCCGACGGTGCGTGGCCGTCACAAGATCTATGTGGGCGCTGCTGCGGGCGTGGGCAAGACCTTCCGGGCGCTTCAGGAGATTCGCGAGCTCCAGGCCGAGGGCCGGGACGCCGTGATCGGCGTGCTGGAGACGCACGGACGCCAGGACACCGAACGGGCTGCCGAAGGCCTGCGGGTCTTCCCGCGCCGCATCACCGAGTTCAAGGGAGCCCAGCTCAGCGAGATGGACCTCGAGGGGCTGCTGGCCGCACGCCCCGAAGTGGTGCTGGTAGACGAACTGGCGCACGGCAACGCGCCGGGAAGCCGTAACCCCAAGCGCTACCAGGATGTGCAAGGCCTGCTGTCAGCCGGGATTCACGTGATCTCCACGGTCAATATTCAGCACATCGAGAGCCTCAACGACCTGGTCGCACGCCTGACCGGCGTGCGGGTCCGCGAGCGCGTGCCGGACGCGGTGATTAGCGAGGCCGACGAGGTGATCTTGGTGGACGTAACGCCGCAGGTGCTGCAAGAGCGCCTGCGGGCCGGGAAGATCTACGCGCCCGACAAGGTCGAACAGGCCCTCAAGAACTTCTTTACCGAAGAGAACCTGGCTGCGTTGCGCGAACTCGCGCTGCGGCAGGTGGCCGAGGCAGTCGAGGTCGAACCGCAGGACAAGCTGTCGATCAAAGACCGCATTCTGGTGGCCGTCACCACCTCGCCGTCGTCGGGTCGCCTGATCCGGCGCGGCGGACGCATCGCCAAACGTCTGGGCGGCGACCTCCAGGTGGTGTACGTCGAAACGCACCGTCCAAGCCGCGAGGAAGCGCGGGTGCTCGAGGGCTTCCGTGCGATCACCGAGGCGCTTGGCGGCGAGTTCAGGCTGCTCAAAAACGCTGGGGGTGTCGGGCGGACGCTGGTGAACTACAGCCGCGAGTACGGTCCGACCCAGCTGATCCTGGGCGAGAGCCGCCGCTCGCGGTGGCAGGAACTGCTGCGGGGCTCGATCATTCATCAGGTTCTGCGCGGCACCCGCAACGTGGACGTCTACATCATCGCCGAGGAGCAGGACTAG
- a CDS encoding D-alanyl-D-alanine carboxypeptidase/D-alanyl-D-alanine-endopeptidase, giving the protein MKNSTLRHGAATALLGWALMFSHASADTANLTRLLEAGPLPAQGQPALPAHVGVIALDAETGQELFAWQADEAYTPASNAKLMSTFAALYGLGPDFRFETALLAAPLEGGRTARLVLRGSGDPSLTVSGPDNSLEALARAAYAAGVREVGEIVADDSAYALPRWGNGWMWDDWEYTVSALSLRDEASTYGVLYLTEADEKDGTRLEVDAVVKPEVQPLRVAALLRKELEKAGVRVTGAERRGTAATGDRPLAAVRSETLHRLVRATNKPSDNIYAEQLFARLGVGQSEGGVIPATFARAAEAATALWKKAGADPLRMRLRDASGLSRYNLLTPREVAAVLRYAYLNPLEEEPRSASPRAAFDAGRNLFVRSLPRAGTGTATPAAAEEGGTLANRLRDTGLEVYAKTGSMTGVNSLSGYLRAQSGRIVVFSLLMDGSLSSAASLRNLQDALVKEMALAF; this is encoded by the coding sequence ATGAAAAACTCAACTCTCCGGCACGGAGCCGCGACCGCGTTGCTAGGCTGGGCCTTGATGTTTTCTCACGCTTCTGCCGATACGGCCAACCTCACCCGCCTGCTCGAGGCGGGCCCCCTCCCCGCCCAGGGGCAGCCTGCCCTGCCCGCCCATGTCGGGGTCATCGCCCTGGACGCCGAAACCGGACAGGAGCTGTTCGCGTGGCAGGCCGACGAGGCCTATACGCCCGCCTCGAACGCCAAGCTGATGTCCACCTTCGCGGCCCTCTACGGTCTGGGGCCCGACTTCCGCTTCGAGACCGCGCTGCTCGCCGCTCCGCTCGAGGGAGGGCGCACGGCCCGGCTGGTGCTGCGCGGCTCGGGGGATCCCAGCCTGACCGTCAGCGGTCCGGATAACTCCCTCGAGGCCCTGGCCCGCGCCGCTTACGCGGCGGGGGTGCGCGAGGTGGGGGAGATCGTGGCGGACGACTCGGCTTACGCGCTGCCCCGCTGGGGCAACGGCTGGATGTGGGACGACTGGGAGTACACGGTGAGCGCTCTGAGCCTGCGCGACGAAGCGTCCACCTACGGCGTGCTGTACCTGACCGAGGCCGACGAGAAAGACGGCACCCGCCTCGAGGTGGACGCGGTGGTAAAACCCGAGGTTCAGCCGTTGCGCGTGGCTGCGCTGTTGCGCAAGGAGCTGGAAAAGGCCGGGGTGCGCGTGACCGGAGCGGAACGCCGGGGCACGGCGGCCACGGGCGACCGTCCGCTGGCCGCCGTGCGCTCGGAGACGCTGCACCGGCTGGTGCGCGCAACCAACAAACCCTCGGACAACATCTATGCCGAGCAGCTGTTCGCGCGGCTGGGCGTGGGACAGTCCGAGGGCGGCGTGATTCCCGCGACTTTTGCCCGCGCCGCCGAGGCGGCCACGGCGCTGTGGAAAAAGGCCGGGGCTGACCCGCTTCGCATGCGCCTGCGCGACGCCTCGGGCCTGTCGCGCTACAACCTGCTCACCCCGCGCGAAGTGGCCGCAGTGCTGCGTTACGCCTACCTCAACCCTCTGGAGGAGGAACCCCGCAGCGCCTCGCCGCGCGCGGCCTTCGACGCGGGCCGCAACCTGTTCGTGCGCAGCCTGCCCCGAGCCGGAACCGGAACCGCCACCCCTGCCGCCGCCGAGGAGGGCGGTACCCTGGCCAACCGCCTGAGGGACACCGGCCTCGAGGTGTACGCCAAGACCGGCTCGATGACCGGAGTGAACTCGCTCTCGGGCTACCTGCGCGCGCAGTCCGGGCGGATCGTGGTGTTCTCGCTGCTGATGGACGGCAGCCTCAGCAGCGCGGCGTCGCTGCGCAACCTGCAAGACGCGCTGGTCAAGGAAATGGCCCTTGCCTTCTGA
- a CDS encoding DNA double-strand break repair nuclease NurA, translated as MRIRLDPWPSETQSQQLELKPFERPVLQDLESPRWEAVAPKPIPESLEYVSVVDGSPRMEARLTLEEGGRLFFGGYGAYAVGAVELDPHGRRPAVLRHVAAKRILATGGDLRLDPTPLSPRNPHTGDLIYHCVSLPENTVDTPRHVLQRAMLEAEQNLSHDLSSNVEEIDEEGAPLTTLTLQDGPVRGRNSGRAVLGYVKTLQTQYLSSDREYLLAELKPGERTPVIHFNYPGEEQGRYSWYVRLCDAAPYQHVFAGVMRLEMHAPHETDRIPRSVQLIADLSGELLCRLASRPHKDPRAPQNLIPTHALEVAVRRAMGDPALVMRRIRQHVMHTLGKETA; from the coding sequence ATGCGAATCCGACTCGACCCCTGGCCCAGCGAGACCCAGAGCCAGCAGCTCGAACTGAAACCCTTCGAGCGCCCGGTCCTGCAGGACCTCGAGTCGCCGCGCTGGGAGGCAGTGGCCCCCAAGCCCATCCCCGAGAGCCTCGAGTACGTCAGCGTGGTGGACGGCAGCCCCCGCATGGAGGCCCGCCTCACCCTCGAAGAGGGCGGGCGGCTGTTTTTCGGCGGCTACGGCGCGTACGCGGTGGGGGCCGTGGAACTCGACCCGCACGGCCGCCGCCCGGCGGTGCTGCGCCACGTGGCGGCGAAGCGCATCCTGGCGACCGGCGGTGACCTGCGCCTGGACCCCACCCCGCTCTCGCCGCGCAACCCGCACACCGGCGACTTGATCTACCACTGCGTCAGCCTGCCCGAGAACACAGTGGACACCCCGCGGCACGTGCTGCAGCGCGCCATGCTCGAGGCCGAGCAGAACCTCTCGCACGACCTCTCCTCGAACGTCGAGGAGATCGACGAGGAGGGCGCACCGCTCACCACCCTGACCCTGCAAGACGGTCCGGTGCGCGGGCGCAACTCGGGCCGCGCGGTGCTGGGCTACGTCAAGACCCTGCAGACCCAATACCTGTCCTCGGACCGCGAATACCTGCTGGCCGAACTCAAACCCGGCGAGCGCACGCCGGTCATCCACTTCAACTACCCCGGCGAGGAGCAGGGCCGTTACTCGTGGTACGTGCGCCTGTGCGACGCGGCCCCCTACCAGCACGTCTTTGCGGGCGTGATGCGCCTCGAGATGCACGCGCCGCACGAGACCGACCGCATCCCGCGCTCGGTGCAGCTCATCGCGGACCTCTCGGGCGAGTTGCTGTGCCGTCTGGCCAGCCGTCCGCACAAGGATCCGCGCGCCCCGCAGAACCTGATTCCCACCCACGCCCTCGAGGTCGCGGTACGCCGCGCCATGGGTGACCCCGCACTCGTGATGCGCCGCATCCGTCAACACGTGATGCACACGCTCGGAAAGGAAACCGCTTGA
- a CDS encoding ATP-binding protein: MVLGTQEATPLQFWFSVRPGSSVQLDDLVVLKTAKPGGESVTFYGVVDQVRKIHEGVSFESDVEDVVAGVLPASVSYSAHVLVTRVDPEEFVPPAPGDPVWLAEGEDLQRALYQDSMAQQLPAGVLRNGQPVALNFDFLSGASGAHVNISGVSGVATKTSYALFLLYSIFNSPALGAERANTKAVIFNVKGEDLLFLDQHNMRLEEKEARTSRARGLSGDRYAACGLPRGPFQDVQFMAPPRAGDGEAILPDVEQRKGGVTPYLWTIRDFCLGRLLPYCFADRDASLNLGFLISQVEERLYRLAQGSPDAPFLAVDDWKDEDPQGSLELGVRFDTLGRTRIETFPQLVAYIEFKLLEQHDGSGDPKWVGKQQMGTLQALVRRLKGVSKHLTPLVRGDLTAQQAARYRPDVLKQGVQLSVVDIHNLNAHAQMFVVGVILKELFDKKEKQGRKPYVFVVLDELNKYAPREGESPIKDVLLDIAERGRSLGIILIGAQQTASEVERRVTSNAAVKVVGRLDPAEAERPEYRFLPGAYRLRASILQPGTMILQQPEVPTPVMVTFPFPAWATRRDEVKGTAEEDLPQAAADWLA; this comes from the coding sequence ATGGTGCTCGGCACCCAGGAAGCCACCCCCCTCCAGTTCTGGTTCTCGGTCCGTCCCGGATCGAGCGTGCAGCTCGACGACCTGGTGGTACTCAAGACCGCCAAGCCGGGCGGCGAGAGCGTAACCTTCTACGGCGTGGTGGATCAGGTGCGCAAGATTCACGAGGGCGTGTCGTTCGAGAGCGACGTCGAGGACGTGGTGGCCGGCGTGCTTCCGGCCTCGGTCAGCTACAGCGCCCACGTGCTGGTCACCCGCGTGGACCCCGAAGAGTTTGTGCCCCCGGCCCCCGGCGACCCGGTGTGGCTGGCCGAGGGCGAGGACCTGCAGCGCGCCCTGTACCAAGACAGCATGGCCCAGCAGCTACCGGCAGGCGTGCTGCGCAACGGGCAGCCGGTAGCGCTCAACTTCGACTTTCTCAGCGGCGCATCGGGGGCTCACGTCAACATCTCGGGCGTTTCGGGAGTTGCGACCAAGACCTCGTACGCGCTCTTCTTGCTGTACTCGATCTTCAACTCGCCCGCCCTGGGAGCCGAGCGCGCCAACACCAAGGCCGTGATCTTCAACGTCAAGGGCGAGGACTTGCTGTTCCTCGACCAGCACAACATGCGCCTCGAGGAAAAAGAGGCGCGTACCTCGCGGGCACGCGGCCTCTCCGGCGACCGCTATGCCGCCTGCGGACTGCCGCGCGGTCCCTTTCAGGACGTGCAGTTCATGGCCCCGCCCAGAGCCGGGGACGGCGAGGCGATCTTGCCCGACGTGGAGCAGCGCAAGGGCGGGGTCACCCCGTACCTGTGGACCATCCGCGACTTCTGCCTGGGCCGCCTGCTCCCCTACTGCTTCGCCGACCGTGACGCCAGCTTGAACCTCGGCTTCCTGATCTCGCAGGTCGAGGAGCGCCTCTACCGCTTGGCGCAAGGCTCGCCCGACGCGCCTTTCCTGGCGGTGGACGACTGGAAGGACGAGGACCCGCAGGGCAGCCTCGAGCTGGGCGTGCGCTTTGACACGCTGGGCCGTACCCGCATCGAGACCTTCCCGCAGCTGGTGGCCTACATCGAGTTCAAGCTGCTCGAGCAGCACGACGGCAGCGGCGACCCCAAGTGGGTCGGCAAGCAGCAGATGGGAACACTGCAGGCCCTGGTGCGCCGCCTCAAGGGCGTGTCCAAGCACCTCACGCCCCTGGTGCGCGGTGACCTCACGGCCCAGCAGGCGGCCCGCTACCGCCCGGACGTGCTCAAACAGGGCGTGCAGCTCTCGGTGGTCGACATTCACAACCTCAACGCGCACGCGCAGATGTTCGTGGTGGGCGTGATCCTCAAGGAGCTGTTCGACAAGAAGGAGAAGCAGGGCCGCAAGCCCTACGTCTTCGTGGTGCTCGACGAGCTCAACAAGTACGCCCCGCGCGAGGGCGAGAGCCCGATCAAGGACGTGCTGCTCGACATCGCCGAGCGCGGACGCAGCCTGGGCATCATCCTGATCGGGGCGCAGCAGACCGCCTCGGAAGTCGAGCGGCGCGTCACCTCCAACGCCGCCGTCAAGGTCGTGGGCCGCTTGGACCCCGCCGAGGCCGAGCGGCCCGAGTACCGCTTCCTGCCCGGCGCCTACCGCCTGCGCGCCTCGATCCTGCAGCCCGGCACCATGATTCTCCAGCAACCCGAAGTGCCCACCCCGGTGATGGTCACCTTCCCCTTCCCCGCCTGGGCCACGCGCCGCGACGAGGTGAAAGGCACCGCCGAAGAGGACCTGCCGCAGGCGGCGGCCGACTGGCTGGCATGA
- a CDS encoding organic hydroperoxide resistance protein, with the protein MDIMYTARATATGGREGHVESSDGLLKLDLLPPKEMGGPADRTGTNPEQLFAAGYAACFHGALGVVARRHKVSIEGSSVTGAVGIGKNDSGGFALAVELIVNLPGVEPEQARQLVEEAHQVCPYSNATRGNIDVKLTVA; encoded by the coding sequence ATGGACATCATGTACACGGCCAGAGCCACCGCCACCGGAGGCCGCGAGGGCCACGTCGAGTCTTCGGACGGCCTCCTCAAGCTGGACCTGCTTCCCCCCAAGGAGATGGGCGGACCCGCCGACCGGACGGGCACCAACCCCGAGCAACTGTTCGCGGCCGGGTACGCGGCGTGCTTTCACGGCGCGCTCGGCGTGGTGGCCCGCCGTCACAAGGTCTCCATCGAGGGCTCGAGCGTGACCGGAGCGGTCGGAATCGGCAAGAACGACAGCGGCGGCTTCGCCCTGGCGGTGGAGCTGATCGTGAACCTGCCCGGCGTGGAGCCCGAGCAGGCCCGCCAGCTGGTCGAGGAAGCCCACCAGGTGTGTCCGTACAGCAACGCCACCCGTGGCAACATCGACGTCAAGCTGACCGTGGCCTAA